In Fimbriiglobus ruber, a genomic segment contains:
- a CDS encoding TolC family protein yields MRARGWLIVLVAAAVCPVSGGCKYALMNYGYGPNVGPDLSTGPRRLAPLDLSAIPDNVPPASTPSDPPSYQQLSADECRKRAARNSVLGNQIARAVADPVVCTNGPGQSVRWLRNVTANHLSDEARNRTAGAALDLYYQLLEAELLSDLQTASQVEVDALVTYGEKAIAEGAEESPEFYTLRKQQIETRADRVKLRAGIGRLNRELKPLLGLDANSPPLLPVDSLHVAPAAFDVEQAVRLGLTAREDLNALRDLIAGLDYRTLEAVRQSLDGLSPSLAVVSTASRVLAPGLRDTLSFLGRPDLDRVRNRLAGYLAEQEREVEKDIRTAAVEWESERELVALSKKQAALAVKRASEFEARKKEGAGVETDLRKARLESLKAEVDVVREAIKWQRADVKVRQAMGQLFGEQ; encoded by the coding sequence ATGCGCGCCCGCGGATGGCTCATTGTGCTGGTCGCCGCCGCGGTCTGTCCGGTCTCGGGCGGGTGTAAATACGCACTCATGAATTACGGGTACGGCCCGAACGTCGGCCCCGACCTCTCCACCGGCCCGCGCCGTCTTGCTCCGCTCGACTTGTCGGCAATTCCGGACAATGTCCCGCCGGCTTCAACGCCGTCAGACCCGCCTTCATACCAGCAATTGTCAGCGGACGAGTGCCGTAAGCGTGCAGCCCGGAATTCCGTCTTGGGAAATCAAATCGCGCGGGCCGTCGCGGACCCGGTCGTCTGCACGAACGGTCCAGGGCAGTCCGTGCGATGGCTGCGCAACGTGACCGCCAACCACCTGAGCGACGAGGCCCGCAACCGGACGGCCGGCGCGGCCCTCGACCTCTACTATCAGCTCCTCGAAGCCGAACTGCTGTCGGACCTCCAGACCGCCAGCCAGGTCGAAGTCGACGCGCTGGTCACGTACGGGGAGAAAGCGATCGCCGAAGGGGCGGAGGAATCGCCCGAGTTTTACACGCTGCGCAAACAGCAGATCGAGACCCGCGCCGACCGCGTCAAACTGCGGGCCGGGATCGGCCGGCTGAACCGCGAGTTGAAACCACTCCTCGGCCTCGACGCCAACAGCCCGCCGCTCCTCCCGGTCGACTCCCTCCACGTTGCCCCGGCGGCGTTCGACGTCGAACAAGCCGTCCGCCTCGGGTTGACCGCACGGGAAGACTTGAACGCCCTCCGCGACCTGATCGCCGGGCTGGATTACCGGACGCTGGAAGCAGTCAGGCAGTCGCTAGACGGGTTAAGCCCGTCGCTCGCGGTCGTTTCGACCGCCTCCCGCGTGCTCGCCCCCGGATTGCGGGACACGCTTTCGTTCCTCGGCCGGCCGGACCTCGACCGCGTCCGCAATCGACTCGCCGGGTATCTGGCCGAGCAGGAACGCGAGGTGGAGAAGGACATCCGCACGGCGGCGGTCGAGTGGGAGAGCGAACGCGAATTGGTGGCCCTGTCGAAGAAACAAGCCGCGCTCGCGGTCAAGCGGGCGAGTGAATTTGAAGCCCGCAAGAAAGAAGGCGCGGGCGTCGAAACCGACCTCCGCAAAGCCCGGCTCGAATCGCTGAAAGCCGAAGTGGATGTCGTCCGCGAGGCCATCAAATGGCAGCGGGCAGACGTGAAAGTGCGCCAGGCGATGGGGCAGCTGTTTGGCGAGCAGTGA
- a CDS encoding protein kinase domain-containing protein, whose amino-acid sequence MNSLPQLRTARESAQARAAAETAASAQSSAVTTTPPPRRLPPALEHAGVPGSARSVLAELFTVGVLSGAEATAFLRKAGDRLGQLHTRERVGDALVGLGALTRYQVSRTLGGHAASLIVGPYRITDRLNSGSIGTVFAAEHPFMRRPVALKLMRVGETTLPAVVERFETEIRLLAGLNHPHIVAVYDAGSVPAPIEAGTVPATLMYLVMERVTGGDLEQYIYERGTQSVGLACEWGRQIATALDATHAAGLVHRDVKPSNLLLTPARQIKLIDFGLTREFASTATPIKSLIGSLEFMAPEQLADSPTAGPPADVYGLGATLFWVLTGQLPFPQVRTPAEAAEAIRSGQPKRLNEVAPDLPPAIDTLLGRMLSKSPGERPTAAEAAAALAEFAAPSTHPSADAVLGTGAEGSALRAAIGHLEDVVRDTARAAAAARAAVLAGLAGAAAARPTESAGHQRRIAEYARVLASKLAPHPNWPMFADPAHVADLTAAAAAHDLGLVGVPDEVLASPPGEHLPSDRHTYETHPVIGDAILEELAEAHGSALPFLRVARAVVRHHHERWDGTGFPDRLAGDRIPAAARVVAVADAYDFLRGVRNMAHAETVLNLTRDAGVAFDPLVVEALMATEAEFDRIFLTTPDRPGDVELVEVPPEYVVKSPPPADGKTWGLKAKIGGS is encoded by the coding sequence ATGAATTCGCTTCCGCAGCTCCGAACCGCCCGAGAAAGTGCCCAGGCCCGCGCGGCGGCCGAAACCGCCGCGTCCGCCCAATCCTCCGCCGTCACAACCACCCCGCCGCCCCGCCGACTGCCTCCCGCCCTCGAACACGCGGGGGTTCCGGGGTCCGCCCGCTCGGTCCTCGCGGAACTGTTCACGGTCGGCGTGCTCAGCGGGGCGGAAGCCACGGCGTTTCTGCGGAAGGCCGGCGACCGGCTCGGCCAGCTCCACACCCGCGAGCGGGTCGGCGACGCCCTCGTCGGGCTCGGGGCCTTGACCCGGTATCAGGTGTCCCGGACCCTCGGCGGGCACGCCGCAAGTTTGATCGTCGGGCCGTACCGGATTACCGACCGGCTCAACAGCGGGAGCATCGGGACGGTGTTCGCGGCCGAACACCCGTTCATGCGGCGGCCGGTCGCGCTCAAACTAATGCGGGTGGGCGAAACGACCCTGCCCGCGGTGGTGGAGCGGTTCGAGACCGAGATTCGGTTGCTCGCCGGGTTAAATCACCCACACATTGTCGCCGTGTACGACGCTGGATCGGTCCCGGCTCCGATCGAAGCCGGAACCGTTCCGGCGACCCTGATGTATCTCGTGATGGAGCGGGTCACTGGCGGCGACCTGGAGCAGTACATTTACGAGCGCGGGACGCAGTCGGTCGGGCTGGCGTGCGAATGGGGCCGACAGATCGCCACCGCCCTGGACGCTACGCACGCGGCCGGACTCGTCCACCGGGACGTCAAACCGAGCAACCTGCTCCTCACGCCCGCCCGGCAGATCAAGCTGATCGATTTCGGCCTGACCCGCGAGTTCGCGAGTACGGCCACCCCGATCAAGAGCCTGATCGGGAGCCTGGAGTTCATGGCCCCGGAGCAGCTCGCGGACTCCCCGACGGCCGGCCCGCCGGCGGACGTCTACGGACTCGGGGCGACGCTCTTCTGGGTTCTCACCGGCCAACTCCCGTTCCCGCAAGTGCGGACCCCGGCGGAAGCCGCCGAGGCGATCCGGAGTGGTCAACCGAAGCGGCTGAACGAGGTGGCCCCGGACCTGCCGCCCGCCATTGACACGCTGCTCGGGCGGATGTTGTCCAAGTCCCCCGGCGAGCGCCCGACCGCGGCGGAAGCCGCGGCCGCCCTCGCCGAATTCGCTGCTCCGTCAACACATCCGTCCGCGGACGCCGTACTTGGTACCGGCGCGGAGGGATCGGCCCTGCGGGCCGCGATCGGGCACCTGGAAGATGTTGTTCGCGACACCGCCCGGGCCGCCGCCGCCGCCCGGGCTGCCGTCCTCGCGGGCCTCGCCGGTGCTGCGGCCGCCCGTCCGACCGAGTCCGCGGGGCACCAGCGGCGGATCGCCGAATATGCCCGCGTCCTCGCGTCCAAGCTGGCCCCGCACCCGAACTGGCCGATGTTCGCCGACCCGGCGCACGTCGCGGATTTGACCGCGGCCGCGGCCGCCCATGACCTCGGACTGGTCGGGGTGCCCGACGAGGTGCTGGCGTCCCCGCCCGGCGAACACCTCCCGTCCGACCGGCACACGTACGAAACGCACCCGGTCATCGGCGACGCCATCCTCGAAGAGCTGGCCGAGGCCCACGGGTCCGCGTTGCCGTTCCTCCGGGTCGCCCGGGCGGTCGTCCGCCACCACCACGAGCGGTGGGACGGCACCGGCTTCCCGGACCGCCTGGCCGGCGACCGCATCCCGGCGGCCGCCCGGGTCGTGGCGGTCGCCGACGCCTACGACTTCCTGCGCGGCGTCCGCAACATGGCGCACGCCGAGACCGTGCTGAACCTCACCCGCGACGCGGGCGTCGCGTTCGACCCCCTCGTGGTCGAGGCCCTGATGGCGACGGAAGCCGAGTTCGATCGCATCTTCCTGACGACCCCGGACCGCCCCGGTGACGTCGAACTCGTCGAAGTGCCGCCCGAGTATGTGGTCAAAAGCCCGCCCCCGGCGGACGGAAAGACGTGGGGACTGAAGGCGAAGATCGGGGGTTCGTGA